A DNA window from Deltaproteobacteria bacterium contains the following coding sequences:
- a CDS encoding response regulator has product MSDAIKPESQRKIKILLIDDEEDFCFFVKLNLEKTGKYEVLTTTDSSSGLIMVSKECPDLVLLDIIMPEMNGGQIAGMLLDNPKTKSIPVLFVTAIASRSEVQSQEGVIGGRQFIAKPVSPEELIAKIDSVLKDNK; this is encoded by the coding sequence ATGAGCGATGCAATCAAACCGGAATCTCAACGTAAAATAAAAATATTACTCATCGATGACGAAGAAGACTTCTGCTTTTTTGTCAAACTCAACCTTGAAAAAACAGGCAAATATGAAGTTTTGACGACCACAGATAGTTCAAGCGGCTTGATTATGGTTTCAAAAGAATGCCCCGACCTCGTTCTTCTGGATATCATCATGCCCGAAATGAACGGCGGTCAGATTGCGGGCATGCTCCTTGATAACCCGAAAACAAAAAGCATCCCCGTACTCTTCGTTACTGCCATAGCTTCCCGAAGCGAGGTGCAATCACAGGAAGGGGTTATCGGGGGGAGACAGTTCATCGCCAAGCCTGTATCACCGGAAGAATTGATAGCCAAAATAGATTCCGTTTTAAAAGACAACAAATAG
- a CDS encoding HEAT repeat domain-containing protein, with protein MTNPGSQEKAIDTLVIMNTAIINLRLYPATNAMIINTIEKLYETFQAIFEQEESVSFAETDRNLLISGEPLSQKHRGKPQVAIFLMLMFNWGIKSLTFMRGMDASELMPFLEIMSKKPDEVKKEGGLEQIISEGKMPHILFNQKIYITKDQDHQFVASLDIKDEDIVKYITSEDPNATLDSQKMKEMAKDPEWVSRIFQSGMQNITGKDGDASSAKLSEGMLHMLRTLDKISENADKEKISQLVAGYISDMDPELIAMTLTQNIESFLDNRLFGDIVRRMDFEKFETVAGKIQQALDVVSLANKGTDDPRIASVQQAYQQVMSTDKGIELQRQIQEKRTIEEEEKQKKISYLKEKGSSILSKLEGDVPDESISKYSPGIVQDLFAEGESDTAEAIINGLSNKLLSENNNIRAESSEALAGILEKLPLEQRADILTRLSNKLIEWIQFETSSTLAYKSICTHLSDLAQSQIRNQRFIDSHPIIDTFRLISSDQIKKNEEIKSVASDSIRKIASDDILDILIDEFRTNKNDKRKEAGRLLVMMSEFSINRLLDMLKECEDSSERILILNLIPEMGPVASRAVIARIDQDAPWYYTRNLARLLGRVGSEGHTKILAQLLVHDDHRVQREVLKSISNIGGGQRGEVLLDALPKCDDLLKSSIVTTLGSLKYRDAVKPLIELFKSKHTLPDDVKIDLQEKICLALGNIGDSEALPFLTEVSKQSGFLSFKSYHQTVKAAAGKAVGRIMSKG; from the coding sequence ATGACCAACCCGGGAAGTCAAGAAAAAGCTATCGACACTTTGGTCATTATGAACACAGCGATAATCAATCTACGCCTCTACCCGGCAACAAATGCAATGATCATAAACACCATCGAGAAGCTGTATGAAACCTTTCAGGCAATTTTTGAGCAAGAGGAATCCGTAAGCTTTGCCGAGACGGACAGGAATCTCCTCATCTCCGGGGAACCGCTAAGTCAAAAACATAGAGGAAAACCGCAGGTTGCGATCTTTCTCATGTTAATGTTCAACTGGGGGATCAAGAGTCTCACTTTTATGAGAGGGATGGATGCAAGTGAACTCATGCCTTTCCTGGAAATAATGAGTAAGAAACCGGATGAGGTAAAAAAGGAAGGGGGATTGGAGCAGATCATCTCTGAGGGAAAAATGCCTCACATTCTTTTCAATCAAAAGATTTATATTACAAAGGATCAGGACCACCAATTCGTGGCGAGCCTTGATATAAAGGATGAAGATATTGTTAAATATATTACTTCTGAAGATCCAAACGCCACTTTAGATTCTCAAAAAATGAAGGAAATGGCAAAAGATCCCGAATGGGTCTCCCGTATATTCCAATCCGGTATGCAGAATATTACTGGAAAAGACGGCGATGCCTCAAGTGCTAAATTGTCTGAAGGAATGCTGCATATGTTGCGCACTCTGGATAAAATTTCAGAAAACGCCGACAAGGAAAAAATCTCCCAACTGGTTGCCGGATACATCTCAGATATGGATCCCGAACTTATTGCCATGACTCTGACGCAAAATATTGAAAGTTTTCTCGATAATCGACTTTTCGGCGATATTGTCCGTAGGATGGACTTTGAAAAGTTTGAGACGGTAGCCGGTAAAATACAACAGGCGTTGGATGTTGTAAGTTTGGCAAATAAAGGCACTGACGACCCGAGAATCGCATCCGTTCAGCAAGCCTATCAGCAAGTTATGAGTACCGATAAAGGAATCGAATTACAGCGACAGATTCAAGAGAAACGAACCATCGAAGAGGAAGAAAAGCAAAAGAAAATCAGCTATCTCAAAGAAAAAGGCAGCAGTATATTAAGTAAACTTGAGGGGGACGTCCCGGACGAAAGCATTTCCAAATATTCGCCCGGAATAGTGCAAGATCTCTTTGCTGAAGGTGAAAGCGATACAGCTGAAGCGATCATTAACGGATTAAGCAACAAGCTGCTCAGCGAAAACAACAACATTCGGGCTGAATCATCGGAGGCATTAGCGGGAATTCTTGAAAAACTTCCTTTGGAACAGCGAGCAGATATACTAACCCGGCTTTCAAACAAGCTGATTGAATGGATACAATTTGAAACCTCATCTACTTTAGCCTACAAATCTATCTGTACTCACCTGAGCGATCTTGCTCAAAGCCAGATACGGAATCAGCGCTTTATTGATAGTCATCCCATCATTGATACTTTCCGCCTCATTAGTTCCGATCAGATTAAAAAAAATGAGGAAATTAAATCAGTAGCATCTGACTCGATAAGGAAAATCGCATCTGACGACATACTTGACATCCTCATAGATGAATTCCGTACTAATAAAAATGATAAACGAAAAGAAGCAGGACGACTTCTGGTCATGATGTCTGAGTTTTCGATAAACCGCCTTCTGGATATGTTGAAGGAATGTGAAGACAGCTCGGAGCGTATCCTTATTTTGAACCTGATACCTGAAATGGGACCCGTTGCCTCTCGAGCCGTAATAGCGAGGATCGATCAAGACGCTCCCTGGTATTACACGAGAAATCTGGCGCGCCTCTTAGGCAGAGTTGGAAGTGAAGGGCATACGAAAATTCTCGCACAACTTCTGGTTCACGATGATCACCGTGTTCAGAGAGAAGTACTGAAAAGTATCAGTAATATTGGAGGCGGCCAAAGGGGAGAAGTTCTTTTGGACGCGCTGCCGAAATGCGACGACCTTCTCAAATCAAGTATCGTAACCACATTGGGCTCTTTGAAATACCGTGATGCCGTAAAGCCGCTCATTGAGCTGTTTAAATCTAAACATACTTTACCGGATGATGTAAAAATCGATCTGCAGGAAAAGATCTGTCTGGCCTTGGGAAACATTGGGGACAGCGAGGCATTACCGTTTCTGACCGAGGTTAGTAAACAAAGCGGTTTTCTCAGTTTCAAGTCCTATCATCAAACAGTGAAAGCTGCCGCGGGGAAGGCTGTCGGCAGGATCATGAGTAAAGGCTGA